In Rhodobium gokarnense, the sequence ATTCTTCATGAAGGACGCCTATTCCTTCGACCTCGACATGGAGAGCGCCCGGCGCGCCTACCACCGCATGTTCGTGGCGTATCTCAGGACCTTCGCCCGCCTCGGCATGCAGGCGATCCCGATGAAGGCGGATTCCGGCCCGATCGGCGGCGACATGAGCCACGAGTTCATTGTCCTTGCCTCGACCGGCGAGAGCGGCGTCTTCTGCCACAAGGACCTTCTCGACATGCCGGTGCCGGGCGAGGACGTCGACTTCGACAGCGACCTGTCACCGATCGTCGATGCCTGGACCTCGCTCTACGCCGCCACCGACGAAAAGCACGACGAGGCGGCCTTTGCCGCCGTGCCCGAGGACCGGCGCATCGCCGCCCGCGGCATCGAGGTCGGCCACATCTTCTATTTCGGCACCAAATATTCCGATCCCATGAACGCCAAGGTGACGACGGCCGACGGCCAGAACGTCCCCGTTCATATGGGCTCCTACGGCATCGGCGTATCGCGCCTCGTCGGCGCCATCATTGAGGCGAGCCACGACGACAACGGCATCATCTGGCCGGCGTCCGTCGCCCCGTTCGATGCCGCCGTCGTCAACCTGAAGCAGGGCGACGACGCCACCGATGCCATGTGCGAGCGCCTCTATGGCGAGATGCGCAATGCCGGATTCGATGCGCTCTATGACGACACCGACCAGCGCGCCGGCGCCAAGTTCGCCACCATGGATCTCATCGGCGTTCCCTGGCAGGTCGTCGTCGGGCCGAAGGGACTGGCGTCCGGCGAGGTGGAGCTGAAGAACCGGGCGACCGGCGAGCGCGTCTCGCTGACGCCGGAGGCCGCTATGAACCGCCTTGAAGCGGAGGCAAGGGGCGCATCGTGACGGAAACCGGCGCCACCGCCGCCACTGAAGCCGCTGCCGCGCCGCCGGGCGCCACGCGCCCCTTTGCGGCCTTTGAGTGGATGCTGGCCTGGCGCTATCTGCGCGCCCGCCGCCGCGAGGCGTTCATCTCCGTCATCGCCGGCTTTTCCTTCTTTGGCATCATGCTGGGCGTCGCCACCCTGATCATCGTCATGGCGGTGATGAACGGGTTCCGCACCGAACTCCTCGACAAGATCCTCGGCGTCAACGGCCATTTCCTCGTCCAGCCGATCGACGGTGAACTGACCGACTATGCCGACGTCACCGCCCGGCTCGACATGGTCGACGGGGTGGTCTTTTCCATGCCCTATGTGGAGGGCCAGGCGCTCGTCTCCGGCCCCGCCGGCGCCTTCGGCGCGCTGGTCCGCGGCGTGCGCCAGGTCGATCTGGAACGGCTGCCGCTCGTCGGCGGCACGGTGATCGCCGGCTCGCTGGAGAATTTCGACACTGGCAAGGGCATTGCCGTCGGCGCCCGGCTCGCCCGCTCCATGGGCGTTGCCGTCGGCGACCAGGTGACCATCGTCACCCCGCGCGGCAACGCCACACCGCTCGGCGTCACGCCGCGGGTCAAGGCCTATCCCGTCGCCGCCGTCTTCGAGGTCGGCATGTCGGAATACGACAACACCCTCGTCTTCATGCCGTTCGCCCAGGCCCAGCTCTACTTCAACCAGGAGGGCCGGGCGACCGCGATCGACATCTTCGTCGACGACCCGGACGCCGTCGGCGAGATGCGCCCGACCGTGGAAAAGGCGGCCGGCCGGCCGACCTTCATCGTCGACTGGCGCCAGCGCAACACCACCTTCTTTTCCGCCCTTGAGGTGGAGCGCAACGTGATGTTCCTGATCCTGACGCTGATCGTGCTCGTTGCCGCGCTCAACATCATCTCCGGCCTCATCATGCTGGTGAAGGACAAGGGCAGCGACATCGCCATCCTGCGCACGATGGGCGCCACCAGAGGCGCCATCATGCGCGTCTTCTTCATCACAGGCGCGGCCATCGGCACGCTCGGCACGCTCGCCGGCTTCCTGCTCGGCGTCGTCGTCTGCGCCAACATCGAATCGATCCGCCAGTTCACCGCCTGGCTGACCAGCACGGAGCTGTTCTCGCCGGAGCTCTATTTCCTCGCCGAGATGCCGGCCGACATGGACAATGGCGAGACGGTCACGGTCGTCGTCATGGCGCTGGTGCTCTGCTTCCTGGCAACCCTCTATCCGGCCTGGCGCGCCGCCCGCCTCGATCCCGTCGAAGCGCTTCGCTACGAGTAGGCGATGACCGACACAGCCCCCTTTGCCGACCGGCCGCCGACCTTGCAGCTTTCCGGCGTTCAGCGCACCTATCGCGAAGGCGAGGGGCGGCTCGACGTCCTCACCGGGGCCGACCTTGAGATCGCCGCCGGCGAACTGGTCGCGCTGGTCGCCCCGTCCGGCGCCGGCAAGTCGACGCTTCTGCACATCGCCGGTCTTCTGGAGCGGCCCGACGAGGGCGAGGTCTATATCAACGGCACCGCCTGCGGCTCCTTGCGCGATGCCGACCGCACCCGCATCCGCCGCCTCGACATCGGCTTCGTCTACCAGTTTCACCATCTGCTGCCGGAGTTCACGGCGGTCGAGAATCTCGTCCTGCCGCAGATGATCTGCGGCCTGTCGCGCGCCGAAGCGGCGACCCGGGCCGAACAGCTTCTCGCCTATATGCGGCTGAAGGATCGCGGCGACCATCGTCCGGCCGAGCTTTCCGGCGGCGAGCGCCAGCGGGTGGCGATCGCCCGCGCGGTCGTCAATGCGCCGCGGCTGGTGCTGGCCGATGAGCCGACCGGCAACCTCGACCCGCGCACCTCGGCCCATGTCTTCGACGCGCTGGCCGCCCTTGTCCGTGCCACCGGCCTTGCCGCGTTGATCGCCACCCATAACCTGGAGCTCGCCGGCCGCATGGACCGGCGCATCACGCTCCAGGAGGGAAGGGTGGTCGAGATCTAGTCCTGGGCAGTGTGGCCGGCGGGGCCTATCCCGTTGCCGCCCGTGTCGGCGCCAGCAGCATGGTGCTGACGACCCGGTTCCGGCCCTCGCTCTTGGCCTTGTAGAGCGCATTGTCGGCGGCCATCAGGAGGCCTTCCGGCGTGCACATCGTGCCGCCGCTGCGGGCGAGCACCGTGGCCACCCCGATGCTGGCGGTAACCAAGCCTTTGCCGGACGTATTGTCCTCGTTCGGCAGGCCCAGATCCTCGATCGCCTTGCGCACATGCTCGGCGACCGCGATGGCGTCGGCGGAGCCCGTGTCCGGCAGGATCACGGCAAGTTCCTCGCCGCCATAGCGCGCCGCAAGATCGCGCCGCCGCCGCGCCCCGGCCTTGACCAGCGTCGCCGAAACGGTCCGCAGGCAGTCGTCGCCGACCTGGTGGCCGTAGCGATCGTTGAGGCCCTTGAACCGGTCGAGGTCGAGCAGCAGCAGCGACAGCTGGCTGCCCGAGCGCAGCGCATTCCGCCAGGACCCTTCCAGCGCCTCGTCGAAGGAGCGCCGGTTGGCGAGGCCCGTCAGGACGTCGGTCGCGGCGAGCTGGCGCACCTCCTGCTCTTCAAGCTTCTCGCAGGTCACGTCGCGCAGCGTCAGGACGATGTTGAGTTCCTTGCCGGCGCCGGCGTCCTTGATGACGTGGGCGCAGCCGTCCAGCCATTTCAGGGTTCCGTCCTTGGCAACGGTCCGGAACGTCTTGCGGGAGCTGGAAATCTCTCCCCTCAGGATCCGTTCGCCGCGGTCCACCAGCCAGAACATTTCGTCTTTCACGGCGAGGCGTTCCGGGTGTTCCCGCATCTCTTCCGGCGTCCATCCGAGGACCGCAGTAACCGAGGGCGAGACGTAAATCAATCTGTGGTCGCTGCCAACCTGGACAACAATATCCATGCTCGACTCGACCAATGCGCGAAAATCGACGGAAGACCGATGTCGTAAAAAACGCCTCAATACTTCCGAGAAATTGGCGAGAGGGTGCATTTACGGTTGTCCTCGGCACGTTTGACTGAAAGTTTCTAGCGAGTCGTGGCCGAAAAAACGGTTAACGTCCGCGGCAACCGAAA encodes:
- a CDS encoding ABC transporter ATP-binding protein codes for the protein MTDTAPFADRPPTLQLSGVQRTYREGEGRLDVLTGADLEIAAGELVALVAPSGAGKSTLLHIAGLLERPDEGEVYINGTACGSLRDADRTRIRRLDIGFVYQFHHLLPEFTAVENLVLPQMICGLSRAEAATRAEQLLAYMRLKDRGDHRPAELSGGERQRVAIARAVVNAPRLVLADEPTGNLDPRTSAHVFDALAALVRATGLAALIATHNLELAGRMDRRITLQEGRVVEI
- a CDS encoding sensor domain-containing diguanylate cyclase, with the translated sequence MHPLANFSEVLRRFLRHRSSVDFRALVESSMDIVVQVGSDHRLIYVSPSVTAVLGWTPEEMREHPERLAVKDEMFWLVDRGERILRGEISSSRKTFRTVAKDGTLKWLDGCAHVIKDAGAGKELNIVLTLRDVTCEKLEEQEVRQLAATDVLTGLANRRSFDEALEGSWRNALRSGSQLSLLLLDLDRFKGLNDRYGHQVGDDCLRTVSATLVKAGARRRRDLAARYGGEELAVILPDTGSADAIAVAEHVRKAIEDLGLPNEDNTSGKGLVTASIGVATVLARSGGTMCTPEGLLMAADNALYKAKSEGRNRVVSTMLLAPTRAATG
- a CDS encoding lipoprotein-releasing ABC transporter permease subunit; this translates as MLAWRYLRARRREAFISVIAGFSFFGIMLGVATLIIVMAVMNGFRTELLDKILGVNGHFLVQPIDGELTDYADVTARLDMVDGVVFSMPYVEGQALVSGPAGAFGALVRGVRQVDLERLPLVGGTVIAGSLENFDTGKGIAVGARLARSMGVAVGDQVTIVTPRGNATPLGVTPRVKAYPVAAVFEVGMSEYDNTLVFMPFAQAQLYFNQEGRATAIDIFVDDPDAVGEMRPTVEKAAGRPTFIVDWRQRNTTFFSALEVERNVMFLILTLIVLVAALNIISGLIMLVKDKGSDIAILRTMGATRGAIMRVFFITGAAIGTLGTLAGFLLGVVVCANIESIRQFTAWLTSTELFSPELYFLAEMPADMDNGETVTVVVMALVLCFLATLYPAWRAARLDPVEALRYE
- the proS gene encoding proline--tRNA ligase, with translation MRLSRYFLPILKETPKEAEIVSHRLMLRAGMMRQQAAGIYSWLPLGLKVLRKIEGIVREEQNRAGALEMLMPTVQPADLWIESGRYDDYGKEMLRIRDRHDRSMLYGPTNEEMITEIFRSYVRSFRDLPLNLYHIQWKFRDEVRPRFGVMRGREFFMKDAYSFDLDMESARRAYHRMFVAYLRTFARLGMQAIPMKADSGPIGGDMSHEFIVLASTGESGVFCHKDLLDMPVPGEDVDFDSDLSPIVDAWTSLYAATDEKHDEAAFAAVPEDRRIAARGIEVGHIFYFGTKYSDPMNAKVTTADGQNVPVHMGSYGIGVSRLVGAIIEASHDDNGIIWPASVAPFDAAVVNLKQGDDATDAMCERLYGEMRNAGFDALYDDTDQRAGAKFATMDLIGVPWQVVVGPKGLASGEVELKNRATGERVSLTPEAAMNRLEAEARGAS